A window of the Fusarium poae strain DAOMC 252244 chromosome 3, whole genome shotgun sequence genome harbors these coding sequences:
- the TCA9 gene encoding Succinate--CoA ligase [ADP-forming] subunit beta, mitochondrial (BUSCO:23526at5125) — protein MFKLGRSRAVASALNASKFAAPAARFPGVQQRRALSIHEYLSADLLRQYGIGVPKGSVAKSAKEAKEIAEKIGNDDMVIKAQVLAGGRGKGTFDNGLKGGVRVIYSPHEAEMFAEQMIGHKLVTKQTGAGGRLCNSVYICERKFARREFYLAILMDRQNQCPVIVSSSQGGMDIEAVAKDTPDAINTNYIDINVGVTDETAREIATKLGFSEQCIEEAKDTIQKLYKIFREKDSTQIEINPLSETSDHQVLCMDAKFGFDDNADFRQKEVFEWRDTTQEDPDEVRAAESNLNFIKLDGDIGCLVNGAGLAMATMDIIKLNGGQPANFLDVGGGATPAAIKEAFELITSDPKVTAIFVNIFGGIVRCDAIATGLIKTVESLNLKIPIIARLQGTNVEKAHQLINDSGLKIFSIDDLQTAAEKSVQLSKVVKMARDIDVGVEFTLGI, from the exons ATGTTCAAGCTCGGCCGTAGTCGCGCTGTGGCTTCGGCCCTCAACGCCTCAAAg TTCGCTGCTCCTGCCGCTCGATTCCCCGGCGTTCAACAACGACGAGCTCTCAGCATTCACGAGTACCTCTCTGCCGACCTCCTCCGACAG TACGGTATCGGTGTCCCCAAGGGTTCCGTCGCAAAGTCCGCCAAGGAGGCCAAGGAGATCGCCGAGAAGATTGGCAACGATGATATGGTTATCAAGGCCCAGGTCCTTGCTGGTGGCCGAGGAAAGGGTACCTTCGATAACGGTCTTAAGGGTGGTGTCCGTGTCATCTACTCTCCCCACGAGGCTGAGATGTTCGCCGAGCAGATGATCGGCCACAAGCTTGTTACCAAGCAGACGGGTGCTGGCGGCCGTCTCTGCAACTCTGTCTACATCTGCGAGCGCAAGTTTGCTCGTCGTGAGTTCTACCTCGCCATCCTCATGGACCGTCAGAACCAGTGCCCCGTCATTGTCTCTTCTTCCCAGGGTGGTATGGACATTGAGGCCGTTGCCAAGGACACCCCTGAcgccatcaacaccaactaCATTGACATCAACGTCGGTGTCACTGACGAGACTGCCCGCGAGATCGCCACCAAGCTCGGCTTCAGCGAGCAGTGCAttgaggaggccaaggacaCCATCCAGAAGCTCTACAAGATCTTCCGCGAGAAGGACTCCACCCAGATTGAGATCAACCCTCTTTCCGAGACCTCTGACCACCAGGTTCTCTGCATGGATGCCAAGTTCGGCTTCGACGACAACGCCGACTTCCGACAGAAGGAGGTCTTTGAGTGGCGCGACACCACCCAGGAGGACCCCGATGAGGTCCGCGCCGCCGAGTCCAacctcaacttcatcaagcttgaCGGCGATATCGGCTGCCTCGTCAACGGTGCCGGTCTTGCCATGGCCACCATGGACATCATTAAGCTGAACGGTGGCCAGCCCGCCAACTTCCTCGacgttggtggtggtgctaCCCCTGCCGCCATCAAGGAGGCTTTCGAGCTCATCACCAGCGACCCCAAGGTCACTGCCATCTTTGTCAACATCTTCGGTGGTATCGTCCGATGTGACGCCATCGCCACTGGTCTTATCAAGACCGTCGAGAGCTTGAACCTCAAGATCCCCATCATTGCCCGTCTCCAGGGTACCAACGTTGAGAAGGCTCATCAGCTCATCAACGACTCCGGTCTTAAGATCTTCTCCATTGATGACCTACAAACCGCTGCTGAGAAGTCTGTCCAGCTCTCCAAGGTCGTCAAGATGG CCCGTGACATTGATGTCGGTGTCGAGTTCACCCTCGGAATCTAA
- the CYC1 gene encoding iso-1-cytochrome c (BUSCO:56642at5125) — translation MAGGDLKKGANLFKTRCAQCHTVEKDGGNKIGPALHGLFGRKSGTVDGYSYTDANKQKGVEWNDKTLFDYLENPKKYIPGTKMAFGGLKKEKDRNDLIAYLKDSTK, via the exons ATGGCTGGCG GCGATCTCAAGAAGGGTGCCAACCTCTTCAAGACCCGATGTGCTCAGTGCCACACCGTTGAGAAGGACGGCGGCAACAAGATCGGACCTGCTCTGCACGGCCTCTTCGGCCGCAAGAGTGGTACCGTTGATGGTTACTCTTACACCGATGCCAACAAGCAGAAGGGTGTTGAGTGGAACGACAAGACCCTGTTCGACTACCTCGAGAACCCCAAGAAGTACATCCCTGGTACCAAGATGGCTTTCGGTGGCctgaagaaggagaaggaccgCAACGACCTCATTGC CTACCTCAAGGACTCCACCAAATAA
- a CDS encoding hypothetical protein (BUSCO:53744at5125) has product MGGNASKVTAQDKAILDMKNQRDRLHQYQRKITVLTDKETDIARQMLAKGDKKRALLALRRKKYQESLLTKTDAQLAQLEKLTSDVEFALIQKDVVFGLQQGTKVLKEIHAEMGGIENVEKLMGETADAIAYQQEVSDLLGGRMTNQDEQEVEDELEALEAELAGPAPAERLPDVPISDLPERQKVEAQTERAKQPAMLTA; this is encoded by the exons ATGGGCGGAAATGCGAGTAAAGTCACAGCCCAGGATAA GGCGATCCTAGATATGAAAAATCAGCGCGATAGACTCCATCAGTACCAGCGAAAGATAACAGTCTTGACGGATAAGGAGACCGATATCGCAAGGCAGATGCTGGCAAAGGGCGACAAGAAGCGCGCTCTGCTAGCTCTACGGCGCAAGAAGTATCAAGAATCGCTATTGACCAAGACGGATGCGCAACTAGCCCAACTCGAAAAGTTGACGTCAGACGTCGAGTTTGCACTTATACAAAAAGATGTTGTGTTTGGATTGCAGCAGGGTACCAAAGTTCTCAAGGAGATTCATGCGGAGATGGGTGGTATAGAGAATGTTGAGAAGTTGATGGGCGAAACGGCAGATGCTATTGCCTATCAACAG GAAGTTAGCGATTTGCTCGGAGGGCGTATGACAAACCAGGACGAGCAAGAAGTGGAAGACGAGCTGGAAGCTCTTGAAGCCGAACTTGCAGGTCCAGCACCTGCAGAGCGACTACCTGATGTCCCTATCAGCGATTTGCCAGAACGACAGAAAGTCGAGGCACAGACCGAAAGGGCAAAGCAGCCAGCCATGCTTACAGCATGA
- a CDS encoding hypothetical protein (BUSCO:33098at5125) — protein MPHTKVDPAIIEALGLDPANAVIHSHGGSGFAGTFKVKAEKDGNPVNYFVKTGVGKDAEVMFRGEHASLNAIADTVPKFCPRSHAHGALSDRPGHHFMATDFLDLGSSAPGGSGKTLASKVAQMHTTQAPIPEGHDKPMFGFPVPTCCGSTEQDNSWRASWAEFYADNRLRHIARQAVRNNGADPELEEAVEQVAGKVVPRLIGDDVVKDIKPVVIHGDLWSGNHSKGQIAGQGGCEEVVYDPSAVYGHSEFELGIMSMFGGFSNHFWKEYHELVPKAEPVDEWPDRVRLYELYHHLNHFAMFGGGYRGGAMSIMRKLISKYA, from the exons ATGCCGCATACCAAAGTTGACCCCGCCATCATCGAGGCACTTGGCCTTGACCCCGCCAACGCTGTTATACACTCTCATGGCGGATCAGGCTTTGCGGGCACGTTCAAAGTCAAGGCCGAGAAGGATGGAAACCCTGTAAATTATTTTGTCAAGACAGGTGTGGGGAAAGATGCAGAGGTCATGTTTAGGG GTGAACATGCCTCTTTGAACGCCATAGCTGATACTGTACCCAAATTTTGCCCGCGGTCTCACGCTCACGGCGCCCTATCTGATCGCCCAGGCCATCACTTCATGGCTACTGACTTTCTAGATCTGGGTTCTTCAGCTCCCGGTGGTTCAGGCAAGACTCTTGCATCAAAGGTTGCGCAAATGCACACAACGCAAGCGCCTATCCCAGAAGGTCATGATAAGCCCATGTTTGGATTCCCAGTGCCGACATGTTGCGGTTCTACAGAACAAGACAACTCCTGGCGAGCATCGTGGGCTGAGTTCTATGCTGATAACCGTCTAAGACACATCGCTCGTCAAGCGGTTCGCAACAACGGCGCTGATCCCGAACTGGAAGAAGCCGTAGAGCAAGTTGCAGGAAAGGTGGTTCCTCGACTAATcggtgatgatgttgtaAAAGACATCAAGCCTGTGGTCATCCATGGTGACCTTTGGAGTGGAAATCACTCCAAGGGGCAGATTGCGGGACAAGGCGGCTGTGAAGAAGTTGTCTATGACCCCTCGGCCGTATATGGCCACTCTGAGTTTGAACTTGGCATCATGTCAATGTTTGGCGGTTTCAGCAATCACTTCTGGAAAGAGTATCATGAGCTCGTACCAAAAGCCGAGCCTGTGGATGAATGGCCAGACCGAGTAAGGCTGTATGAATT ATACCATCATCTCAACCATTTTGCCATGTTTGGTGGAGGCTACAGAGGAGGCGCGATGTCCATCATGAGGAAGCTCATCAGCAAGTACGCATAA
- a CDS encoding hypothetical protein (BUSCO:52367at5125), whose amino-acid sequence MFTSRSVARLVARRACSSIPLYSFPVRQFSTSRPLAVSYHSYTLPTHTSTPPRNDDVPETSITQPDPLPKVHETRPPPQQPQHPQPPKKQEAATTTTTQNDVPATSASAPKLNEKEAQKPKAARPRSKLRPRKAAMKLTPSAVEQLRELLDQPEPKLIKVGVRNRGCSGLAYHLEYVDKPGAFDETVEQDGVKVLIDSKALFSIIGSEMDYVEDKLNQRFVFKNPNIKEECGCGESFMV is encoded by the exons ATGTTCACTTCAAGATCGGTAGCAAGACTCGTCGCACGACGAGCATGCTCTTCTATTCCTCTGTACTCTTTTCCTGTGAGGCAGTTCTCCACATCGAGACCTCTCGCCGTTAGCTACCACTCCTATACTCTTCCCACCCACACATCTACACCTCCCAGAAACGACGACGTTCCCGAAACATCAATAACACAACCTGATCCTCTTCCCAAAGTCCACGAGACTCgccctcctcctcaacagcctcagCATCCTCAACCACCGAAGAAGCAAGAAGCTGCGACGACAACAACGACGCAGAATGACGTTCCCGCCACCTCGGCATCAGCGCCGAAGCTAAACGAGAAGGAAGCTCAGAAGCCGAAGGCCGCCCGACCGCGATCCAAGCTACGCCCACGCAAGGCCGCTATGAAATTGACGCCCTCTGCGGTGGAGCAATTAAGAGAGTTACTCGACCAGCCCGAGCCGAAGCTCATCAAGGTCGGTGTAAGGAACCGAGGATGCAGTGGTCTAGCGTATCACCTCGAATATGTCGACAAGCCTGGCGCTTTTGATGAGACGGTTGAGCAGGATGGTGTCAAGGTCTTGATTGATAGCAAGGCTCTTTTCAGCATTATTGGAAGCGAAATGGACTATGTTGAGGACAAGCTCAATCAGCGCTTCGTGTTCAAGAACCCCAATATCA AGGAGGAATGCGGCTGTGGAGAGTCATTCATGGTCTAG
- a CDS encoding hypothetical protein (BUSCO:43488at5125), whose protein sequence is MASQQSLFSPAELAYLHQSLSLRPPIRPDGRSPAQFRPLTAETGVLPGTNGSARVHFADGTEAIVGVKAEIEKTGGSEERQDEQDRSRNDWLELAVEIPGQRDDESSTVFLAEMLREALLADNEFAKKLRINRRFHWRLYLDVLLISPPLSYPLPLLSLTTHLALLATRLPRLKSEGDEDPMFDDDWESSTFLYPRDGAEAEGSRPPITLLVVAIGDNTIFDPAKEELAVAESALAVSVAEVRKINTDGEMDVDKKGRELKLLSIRTVDPPSRLTPPGVPHITNNSAQKGETQTTEGVWKAPLGGTKFGVMDGIIQAVLEKGGVVDEVLDGLEGVELS, encoded by the exons ATGGCGTCGCAACAAAGCCTCTTCTCGCCCGCCGAACTCGCATATCTGCATCAGTCGCTTTCTTTACGCCCCCCAATCCGACCCGATGGACGTAGTCCTGCGCAATTTCGTCCTTTGACCGCCGAGACAGGCGTGCTTCCAGGCACAAACGGTAGTGCGCGCGTGCATTTCGCGGACGGCACGGAGGCCATTGTAGGAGTCAAGGCTGAGATCGAAAAGACAGGAGGAAGCGAGGAGCGGCAAGATGAACAGGACAGATCAAGGAACGATTGGCTTGAGCTAGCAGTGGAGATTCCGGGCCAGAGGGACGATGAATCTTCCACAGTGTTCTTGGCCGAGATGTTGAGAGAGGCCCTCTTGGCTGATAATGAGTTTGCCAAGAAACTGAGGATCAACAGACGGTTTCACTGGAGACTATACCTAGAT GTTCTTCTAATATCCCCCCCACTGTCATACCCTCTCCCGCTACTCTCCCTTACAACACATCTCGCCCTTTTGGCTACGCGCCTGCCCCGACTCAAGTCTGAGGGTGATGAGGACCCCATGTTTGACGACGATTGGGAGTCCTCTACCTTTTTGTACCCTCGCGACGGTGCTGAAGCAGAGGGCTCACGACCTCCTATCACGCTACTTGTCGTTGCGATTGGCGACAACACTATTTTCGACCCTGCCAAGGAGGAACTTGCTGTCGCAGAGAGTGCGCTGGCTGTGTCCGTGGCAGAAGTTCGAAAAATCAACACAGACGGTGAAATGGATGTTGATAAGAAGGGCCGGGAGCTCAAGTTGTTGTCGATTCGAACCGTTGATCCCCCATCGAGATTGACCCCACCTGGAGTACCGCACATCACGAATAACTCGGCTCAGAAGGGTGAAACTCAAACGACTGAGGGCGTCTGGAAGGCACCACTGGGTGGAACCAAGTTTGGAGTAATGGATGGCATAATACAGGCTGTGCTGGAAAAAGGTGGCGTTGTAGACGAGGTTCTGGATGGGTTGGAGGGTGTCGAGCTCTCATAA
- a CDS encoding hypothetical protein (BUSCO:20807at5125), with protein sequence MTIGAKRPRPALQKGLDRDVYLILKKLEDTNNDGKPFKTTTAVYEAIKRSNTTLSRQKKRPLEDSIDRALQCRKDELGNDSSDSEADLEEPPKPDDDRFLLNRQMTKHWHQNSTAATTAASTPASQEATPQNPSEAARAVKKRRVQEDGEERAKDGAVTPKGALTDTDAPPTEKQEKTPLKKTQKSSRYKIEHPSNALQIGGVRDIYTALCKQTHFLLKKPEYYTHHNLRNVPGILLSGPPGIGKRSLVRYLASKIEVPIVSLTGCFEDSERMERSLNDAIEEAMRLAPCIIFIRKLDWFISNPGSKSHSDSHRRNLIQFERQMERIQAEHDKDRPILAMATTSRVTDVDPDVLRAGLFERTVQMRIPDPEGREDILRLLTKDKNLSEDVDFKELAKITHGFVGADILNVLTLAEQEATERDMDLSLYQRHLDERFSMDQPLPDLMELEDTQPSGLNPELSINPITQQDFKTAIKNFVPSLRKDGFTVVPNITWDQVGALQAARRQLELSIIGPIRDPDRYRRHGLRRPAGCLLWGPPGCGKTLVAQAVANEAQASFILINGPELLNKYVGESERAVRELFNRARSSTPCILFFDEMDSLVPKRDNASTEAGTRVVNALLTELDGVQDRTGVYVIGTTNRPDMIDPAMLRPGRLNVRLFLDLPSPDERVDILRAIYRTSHPDAKPVEFERLEAVARDPRCTDFSGADLGGLHDKAAESSLEREAQKPESESGIDEVDWEYALSTTYRSVTNPETYRKLEAKMRKS encoded by the coding sequence ATGACAATCGGGGCCAAAAGGCCACGGCCGGCCCTGCAAAAGGGTCTGGACCGTGACGTTTATCTCATATTGAAGAAGCTAGAAGATACCAACAACGACGGCAAACCTTTCAAAACGACAACAGCCGTGTACGAAGCCATCAAAAGGTCAAACACAACCCTTAGCCGACAGAAAAAGCGCCCTCTTGAAGATTCGATTGATCGCGCGCTTCAATGCCGCAAGGATGAACTAGGAAACGATTCGAGCGATTCAGAAGCTGATCTCGAAGAGCCGCCCAAGCCCGACGATGACCGCTTCCTTCTTAATAGGCAGATGACGAAGCATTGGCACCAGAACTCTACAGCAGCCACCACAGCGGCCAGCACtccagcttctcaagaagcCACGCCTCAAAACCCGAGCGAGGCGGCACGCGCCGTCAAGAAGCGTCGTGTACAAGAAGATGGGGAGGAACGCGCAAAAGACGGTGCTGTTACACCAAAGGGCGCATTGACGGATACCGATGCGCCGCCAACGGAAAAGCAGGAGAAGACGCCCTTAAAAAAGACGCAAAAATCGAGCCGCTACAAGATCGAACATCCTTCTAATGCGCTACAAATCGGGGGTGTGAGAGACATCTACACAGCACTCTGCAAGCAAACACACTTCCTTCTGAAAAAGCCGGAGTACTATACTCACCACAACTTGCGCAATGTGCCGGGTATTCTTCTTTCAGGTCCTCCAGGAATAGGAAAGAGGTCTTTGGTTAGATACCTTGCATCAAAGATTGAAGTCCCAATCGTGTCACTCACCGGATGTTTTGAAGATTCTGAGCGCATGGAACGAAGCCTGAACGATGCGATCGAAGAAGCTATGAGGTTGGCCCCttgcatcatcttcattAGAAAATTGGACTGGTTCATATCAAATCCTGGAAGCAAAAGCCACAGTGACAGCCATCGCCGAAACTTGATTCAGTTCGAGCGACAGATGGAACGAATACAGGCGGAACATGACAAGGATAGACCCATTCTTGCCATGGCTACGACATCACGAGTCACTGATGTCGACCCTGACGTTTTGAGGGCAGGCCTATTTGAACGCACAGTTCAAATGCGGATACCAGACCCCGAGGGCCGCGAAGATATCCTTAGACTGCTCACGAAGGACAAGAACCTGTCTGAAGACGTCGACTTCAAGGAGTTGGCCAAGATAACACATGGGTTTGTCGGAGCTGATATTCTCAATGTTTTGACCCTCGCAGAGCAAGAGGCGACAGAGCGTGATATGGATCTCAGCCTGTACCAGCGACATCTCGACGAAAGGTTTTCTATGGACCAACCGCTCCCAGACCTTATGGAGCTTGAGGATACGCAACCCTCTGGCCTCAATCCAGAGCTAAGCATTAATCCTATTACACAGCAAGACTTTAAGACAGCTATCAAAAACTTTGTGCCTTCTCTACGAAAGGACGGTTTCACCGTTGTGCCCAACATCACTTGGGATCAAGTCGGTGCCCTTCAGGCCGCTCGCAGACAGCTCGAATTATCCATCATTGGCCCCATTCGAGACCCTGACCGTTACCGCCGTCACGGTCTTCGCCGCCCGGCAGGCTGCCTTCTCTGGGGTCCTCCTGGGTGCGGAAAAACACTTGTCGCACAGGCTGTTGCCAACGAAGCTCAAGCGAGTTTCATTCTGATTAACGGACCGGAGCTTCTCAACAAGTACGTCGGTGAATCAGAGCGCGCTGTGCGTGAGCTTTTTAACCGCGCACGCTCGTCCACTCCAtgcatcctcttcttcgacGAGATGGACTCCCTCGTCCCTAAGCGTGACAACGCCTCCACCGAGGCTGGTACCCGCGTCGTCAATGCTCTTCTTACTGAACTCGACGGTGTGCAAGACCGCACAGGTGTATACGTCATCGGCACAACCAATCGCCCGGATATGATAGACCCTGCTATGCTCCGTCCTGGTCGCCTCAACGTCCGACTCTTCCTCGATCTACCCTCCCCCGACGAGCGAGTCGATATCCTGCGTGCCATCTACCGCACAAGCCACCCCGATGCAAAGCCCGTTGAATTTGAGAGACTCGAGGCTGTAGCTCGTGACCCTCGCTGTACTGACTTTAGCGGTGCTGATTTGGGAGGGCTGCACGACAAGGCAGCCGAGAGCTCACTTGAGCGAGAGGCACAAAAGCCCGAATCTGAATCGGGTATTGACGAAGTAGATTGGGAATATGCATTGTCAACGACCTATAGAAGTGTGACAAACCCAGAGACGTACAGGAAGTTGGAAGCCaagatgaggaagtcatAA
- a CDS encoding hypothetical protein (TransMembrane:1 (i111-131o)~BUSCO:45569at5125) encodes MTSRAVIPRFLLPLQGPLWRGISIPLSQNTIRIRFASSSSRDKPIVLEKPARFNPPSHGSRLKKGNVPRHYGPELTASEIAVQSRKHYPGMMAPEGTWEHFFWHSKMLHTFITMGTLFALGVFTFFMNYAYNSPYKELVPPISDLWTQPVHFFVAWKHVITLHEKDKATKAKEHRTNHLDDVAKRRLFMKMHGIETKDPVTVMFGKGEEESKPEQEAAVEAEPTPKIEAQEKVEEPKKKWFGVF; translated from the exons ATGACATCCCGTGCTGTCATTCCTCGATTCTTACTCCCTCTTCAGGGTCCCCTCTGGCGTGGTATCAGCATCCCACTTTCTCAGAACACCATTCGAATTcgctttgcttcttcttcctcaaggGACAAGCCCATTGTTCTCGAGAAGCCAGCCCGCTTCAACCCTCCCTCACATGGCTCCCGTCTCAAGAAGGGCAATGTTCCCAGGCACTATGGTCCTGAACTGACTGCCTCCGAGATCGCTGTCCAGAGCAGGAAGCACTATCCCGGCATGATGGCTCCCGAGGGAACATGGGAGCACTTTTTCTGGCATAGCAAGATGCTGCATACCTTTATTACCATG GGAACCCTCTTCGCTCTTGGTGTTTTCACATTTTTCATGAATTACGCCTACAATTCTCCCTACAAGGAGCTCGTACCTCCCATCTCGGACCTCTGGACCCAACCTGTTCACTTCTTCGTCGCCTGGAAGCACGTAATTACGCTCCACGAAAAGGACAAGGCCACGAAAGCCAAGGAGCACCGCACCAACCATCTCGACGATGTCGCCAAGCGCCGCCTTTTCATGAAGATGCATGGAATCGAGACCAAGGACCCTGTGACTGTCATGTTTGGCAAGGGTGAGGAGGAGTCCAAGCCTGAGCAGGAGGCTGCTGTGGAAGCAGAGCCTACGCCCAAGATTGAGGCTCAGGAAAAGGTTGAggagcccaagaagaagtggtTTGGTGTCTTCTGA